The Nocardioides sp. S5 genome includes a window with the following:
- the tilS gene encoding tRNA lysidine(34) synthetase TilS gives MTLHPSIAAVRLPVRHALSVLAPGDVVAVACSGGADSLALASATVFEGHKRALRVVGVTVDHGLQPGSGAQAERVVAQLAAMGVDETLTARVQVDTAAGTGPEAAAREARYAVLEQVAEHLSARAVLLGHTLDDQAETVLLGLARGSGGRSLQGMRRGFGVFVRPLLDVRRDDTVTACRVEGLDAWDDPHNHDPGYTRVRVRERVLPVLESELGPGVAAALARTADQLREDTALLDDLASAALERVRRDLGLDAGILAAEPPAIRHRVVHRAVLDAGAPASELTRDHVLSVDALLTRWRGQKWIDLPGPLRAVRRDGTLAFERP, from the coding sequence GTGACCCTCCACCCGTCGATCGCGGCGGTCCGGCTCCCGGTCCGTCACGCCCTGTCGGTCCTCGCCCCCGGCGACGTCGTGGCCGTGGCGTGCAGCGGCGGCGCGGACTCGCTGGCGCTCGCCTCGGCCACGGTCTTCGAGGGCCACAAGCGGGCGCTGCGCGTCGTCGGCGTCACGGTCGACCACGGTCTCCAGCCCGGCTCGGGCGCCCAGGCCGAGCGCGTGGTCGCCCAGCTCGCGGCGATGGGGGTCGACGAGACGCTGACCGCGCGCGTGCAGGTCGACACCGCCGCAGGGACGGGGCCGGAGGCCGCCGCACGCGAAGCGAGGTACGCCGTCCTCGAGCAGGTCGCCGAGCACCTCTCCGCGCGAGCGGTGCTGCTCGGGCACACCTTGGACGACCAGGCCGAGACGGTGCTGCTCGGCCTGGCCCGCGGCTCGGGCGGGCGCTCGCTGCAGGGCATGCGGCGCGGCTTCGGGGTCTTCGTGCGGCCGCTGCTCGACGTACGCCGTGACGACACGGTCACCGCCTGCCGGGTCGAGGGCCTCGACGCCTGGGACGACCCGCACAACCACGACCCGGGCTACACCCGCGTCCGGGTGCGCGAGCGGGTGCTGCCGGTCCTCGAGTCCGAGCTCGGTCCGGGGGTCGCCGCCGCGCTGGCCCGGACGGCGGACCAGCTGCGGGAGGACACGGCCCTCCTCGACGACCTCGCGAGCGCTGCGCTGGAGCGCGTGCGCCGCGACCTCGGCCTCGACGCGGGGATCCTCGCCGCCGAACCGCCGGCGATCCGCCACCGGGTCGTCCACCGTGCCGTCCTCGACGCGGGCGCTCCGGCCTCCGAGCTCACCCGCGACCACGTCCTGTCCGTCGACGCGCTCCTCACCCGCTGGCGCGGGCAGAAGTGGATAGACCTCCCCGGGCCGCTGCGCGCGGTCCGCCGTGACGGGACGCTGGCGTTCGAGCGTCCCTGA
- a CDS encoding zinc-dependent metalloprotease, with protein sequence MNLVDWDFAVTVGSKVAGPGPEVSAAEAAAAVLELREGAARSTPLVREFTGLHAVAATAPVLVVDRAGWLRANADGFATILAPIVDKLTEKKGPPSAIAEAIGSRVTGAEVGLMLGFLGSKVLGQFDPFFAPHGRLLLVAPNIVHVERELSADPTDFRLWVCLHEETHRVQFTANPWLGDHLLAQMHAVAETIEPSALLEGLRRGAESIRSGNGSVLDLVSSPEQKEILDRVTGVMSLLEGHADVVMDGVGPSVIPSVAEIRKKFNQRRKGAGSLDKLLRRLLGLDAKMAQYRDGAVFVRHVVDKVGMEQFNAVWTGPETLPSKAEITDPDAWVARVL encoded by the coding sequence ATGAACCTCGTCGACTGGGACTTCGCCGTGACCGTGGGGTCGAAGGTGGCGGGCCCCGGGCCCGAGGTCAGCGCCGCGGAGGCTGCTGCCGCCGTGCTGGAGCTGCGCGAGGGCGCAGCGCGCTCCACGCCCCTGGTGCGTGAGTTCACCGGCCTCCACGCGGTCGCTGCCACGGCGCCGGTGCTCGTGGTCGACCGCGCGGGCTGGCTGCGGGCCAACGCCGACGGCTTCGCCACCATCCTCGCGCCGATCGTCGACAAGCTGACCGAGAAGAAGGGCCCGCCGTCGGCGATCGCCGAGGCCATCGGCTCCCGCGTGACCGGCGCCGAGGTGGGGCTGATGCTCGGCTTCCTCGGCTCGAAGGTGCTGGGCCAGTTCGACCCGTTCTTCGCCCCGCACGGCCGCCTGCTGCTGGTGGCACCCAACATCGTCCACGTCGAGCGCGAGCTGTCCGCCGACCCCACCGACTTCCGGCTGTGGGTGTGCCTGCACGAGGAGACCCACCGCGTGCAGTTCACCGCGAACCCGTGGCTGGGCGACCACCTGCTCGCCCAGATGCACGCGGTGGCCGAGACCATCGAGCCGAGCGCCCTGCTCGAGGGCCTGCGTCGCGGCGCGGAGTCGATCCGCAGCGGCAACGGCAGCGTGCTCGACCTCGTCTCCTCGCCGGAGCAGAAGGAGATCCTGGACCGGGTCACCGGGGTGATGTCGCTGCTCGAGGGCCACGCCGACGTCGTGATGGACGGGGTCGGTCCGTCGGTGATCCCGTCCGTGGCCGAGATCCGCAAGAAGTTCAACCAGCGCCGCAAGGGCGCCGGCAGCCTCGATAAGCTGCTGCGCCGGCTCCTGGGCCTCGACGCCAAGATGGCGCAGTACCGCGACGGCGCGGTCTTCGTGCGCCACGTCGTCGACAAGGTCGGCATGGAGCAGTTCAACGCCGTGTGGACCGGCCCGGAGACGCTGCCGTCCAAGGCCGAGATCACCGACCCCGACGCGTGGGTCGCCCGCGTGCTGTGA